The following are encoded in a window of Cystobacter ferrugineus genomic DNA:
- a CDS encoding zinc-dependent metalloprotease family protein, with translation MVKSLGTVLFVALVLSGCVRNEVAEVEVTSKASELHPNEETTLEATVYGEGPFNQDVTWSVTGGGSVSPVTGSPVTYTAPDAVSEDTQVTITATSVQTPSRSASVTLTLKAAPGITGVQVTAASSELFAQESVALEASVTGSGNFSSEVTWSVEGGGTLSATTGSQVTYTAPEGVSADTQVTVTATSVQAPSRSASTTLTLKAPVITGVEVTAADTELVEKESVALDASVTGAGFFSSEVSWSVEGEGSLSATTGARVVYTAPDSIGADTQVTVTATSVADGSKAGSVTLELKAPAVTAVQLLAARPQLYAGNAVVLSAELLGTPPSGSKVEWKLVSGGGVLEPLPADASRPNMSFARYTAPGTTSVLTATVQATSVFDSTKFESKSVQVLPLPLTITEVSSATGSNRPGWLELRNNTSAPIDLADYAIRARGYDISTNAWVAKDVMLFPLPSRLLAPGAYVVVSGKAYPLENFESNQMIWLREEPAMIPFWSGATFIELVRRDIGETVDFVRFGNNNTQAPLSEGAWTGTVNVSAVPTDGPSSFSFVRTPGAQDTNSASDWSSRPFSTPGGPNDVPAGAVDEDSDGIPDSAEVAGGRFAGLDLYAMGARTAQRDIFIEVDHMQSTDPLIVPQKEALDKLVAVFARRGIQVHLDVGTRFSASFDPAKYNLGQGSPELPFATSINLTRNNKEAAGVYELKAAHMDFARRSVFHYCIFGSTQNVGGAAGQSGIAESRGNDLLVSLFGFKLSTDSVARRNQIINHQAVVMMHELGHNLGLRHGGHVDTNYKPNYLSVMNSLYEIEGLGPISGSSAGDRYYLRWRIKGYDGLEDLANSPLSDTFVMDFSDGSGGTLNETAVNESAGMCRPGSTSIDYDNSGFISTPTFDLNRDGIFEVHSDYNDWANLVLPFALSHSAVRN, from the coding sequence ATGGTGAAGTCGCTAGGGACGGTTTTGTTCGTCGCACTCGTGTTGAGTGGTTGCGTGCGCAATGAGGTGGCCGAGGTTGAAGTCACCAGCAAAGCCAGTGAACTCCATCCCAATGAGGAGACGACCCTCGAGGCCACGGTCTATGGCGAGGGTCCCTTCAATCAAGATGTGACCTGGAGCGTGACGGGGGGAGGCTCGGTCTCGCCCGTCACCGGCTCGCCGGTCACCTATACCGCGCCCGACGCGGTGAGCGAGGACACGCAGGTCACCATCACCGCGACGTCCGTGCAGACGCCCTCTCGCTCCGCTTCCGTGACCCTGACCCTCAAGGCGGCTCCCGGCATCACCGGCGTGCAGGTGACGGCGGCGAGCAGCGAGTTGTTCGCCCAGGAGAGCGTGGCACTCGAGGCCTCGGTGACGGGGTCCGGCAACTTCAGCTCCGAGGTGACCTGGAGCGTGGAGGGAGGCGGCACGCTCTCGGCCACCACCGGCTCGCAGGTCACCTACACGGCGCCGGAGGGGGTGAGCGCGGACACCCAGGTCACCGTCACCGCGACGTCCGTGCAGGCGCCCTCTCGCTCCGCTTCGACGACCCTCACGCTCAAGGCTCCCGTCATCACCGGCGTGGAGGTGACGGCGGCGGATACGGAACTGGTGGAGAAGGAGAGCGTGGCACTCGACGCCTCGGTCACGGGCGCTGGTTTCTTCAGCTCGGAGGTGAGCTGGAGCGTGGAGGGAGAAGGCTCGCTCTCGGCCACCACGGGCGCGCGCGTGGTCTACACGGCGCCCGATTCCATCGGGGCGGACACGCAGGTGACGGTCACCGCCACGTCCGTGGCCGATGGCTCCAAGGCCGGCTCCGTGACCCTCGAGCTCAAGGCTCCGGCCGTCACCGCGGTTCAACTCTTGGCCGCCCGCCCCCAGCTCTACGCGGGCAATGCCGTGGTCCTCTCGGCCGAGCTTCTGGGGACGCCGCCTTCGGGCTCCAAGGTCGAATGGAAGCTGGTGTCGGGAGGGGGGGTGTTGGAGCCGCTCCCCGCCGACGCCTCGCGTCCCAACATGAGCTTCGCGCGCTACACCGCGCCGGGGACCACCAGCGTCCTGACCGCCACGGTACAGGCCACCTCGGTCTTCGATTCCACCAAGTTCGAATCGAAGAGCGTGCAGGTGCTGCCGCTGCCCCTGACCATCACGGAGGTGAGCTCGGCCACTGGCAGCAACCGGCCTGGATGGCTGGAGCTGCGCAACAACACCAGCGCGCCCATCGACCTCGCGGACTATGCGATTCGTGCCCGGGGGTACGACATCAGCACGAACGCCTGGGTGGCCAAGGACGTCATGCTGTTTCCGCTGCCCTCGCGCCTCCTCGCTCCGGGCGCGTACGTCGTCGTCTCGGGCAAGGCCTACCCCTTGGAGAACTTCGAGTCGAATCAGATGATCTGGCTGAGGGAGGAGCCGGCGATGATCCCCTTCTGGTCGGGTGCGACCTTCATCGAGCTGGTCCGGCGCGACATCGGCGAGACGGTCGACTTCGTCCGCTTCGGCAACAACAACACCCAGGCGCCCCTGTCGGAGGGCGCGTGGACGGGCACCGTGAATGTGTCCGCGGTGCCGACGGATGGCCCCTCGTCGTTCTCCTTCGTGCGCACGCCGGGTGCCCAGGACACCAACAGCGCGAGCGACTGGTCCTCGCGACCGTTCTCGACGCCGGGGGGCCCCAACGACGTGCCCGCGGGGGCCGTGGACGAGGACTCCGACGGTATTCCCGACTCCGCCGAGGTCGCGGGCGGTCGTTTCGCGGGTCTGGACCTGTATGCAATGGGCGCACGCACCGCGCAGCGGGACATCTTCATCGAGGTGGACCACATGCAGTCCACCGACCCACTCATCGTTCCTCAGAAGGAAGCCCTGGACAAGCTCGTCGCGGTCTTCGCCAGACGTGGCATTCAGGTTCATCTCGATGTGGGCACACGCTTCAGCGCGAGCTTCGACCCGGCGAAGTACAACCTCGGTCAAGGCAGCCCGGAGTTGCCCTTTGCCACCAGCATCAACCTGACGCGTAACAACAAGGAGGCGGCCGGCGTCTACGAGCTCAAGGCGGCGCACATGGACTTCGCCCGCCGTTCGGTCTTCCATTATTGCATCTTCGGTAGCACCCAGAACGTGGGTGGTGCCGCGGGCCAAAGTGGCATCGCCGAGTCCCGCGGGAACGATCTCCTGGTGTCGCTCTTTGGGTTCAAGTTGAGCACGGACTCGGTGGCGCGGCGCAACCAGATCATCAACCATCAGGCCGTCGTCATGATGCATGAGCTCGGCCACAACCTCGGCCTGCGGCATGGCGGCCACGTGGATACCAACTACAAGCCCAACTACCTGAGCGTCATGAACTCCCTGTACGAGATCGAGGGCTTGGGTCCGATCTCGGGAAGCTCCGCGGGCGACCGGTATTACCTCCGCTGGAGGATCAAGGGATACGATGGGTTGGAGGACCTGGCGAACTCTCCGCTGAGCGATACCTTTGTCATGGATTTCTCGGATGGTTCTGGCGGCACTCTCAACGAGACCGCCGTGAATGAATCCGCGGGGATGTGCCGCCCAGGCTCCACGTCCATCGACTATGACAACAGCGGCTTCATCAGTACGCCCACGTTCGATCTCAATCGAGACGGTATCTTCGAGGTGCATTCCGACTACAACGACTGGGCGAACCTCGTGCTCCCGTTCGCTCTCTCCCACAGTGCGGTGAGGAACTAG